A genomic stretch from Limanda limanda chromosome 11, fLimLim1.1, whole genome shotgun sequence includes:
- the LOC133014713 gene encoding tripartite motif-containing protein 16-like, producing the protein MEQQENHPARQILSCSICMDLLKDPVTNVCGHSYCKSCINTHWDNGEERGSYSCPQCRQTFTPRPVLVKNTLLADSLEELKKTGLQAAPADYCDAGPEDVVCDVCPGRKRKALKSCLVCLASYCEKHLQPHLQSTPFKKHKLVEPSEKLQENICSRHYEVMKMFCRTDQQCICNLCSVDEHKDHDTVSAAAEWTERQRELGLRRQTIQQRVQDREKDVKLLQQEEDAVNGSADKTVEDSEEIFTELIRLLEKRSFDVEQQIISQQETEVSRVREIQERLEHEITELKKKDHELKQLSDTEDHNQLLHNYPSLSPLSESTHSSSFRIRPLRNFEDVTAAVSQVRGPLQDILSETRNTILQIVSQVDVLLPQPEPETRADFLKYSQEITLDLNTAHTSVLLSEGNRKLTGMDEEQCQSYSDHPERFTNWPQVLSRESVTGRCYWEVEIRGGAVCVAVAYKNISRTGGECIFGLNDKSWSLSCYGNSYIFYYDRIRIVLSGPQSSRVGVYLDHSAGVLSFYKVSDTMTLLHRVRTIFTRPLYAGVRLYYGSTAEFCKLK; encoded by the coding sequence ATGGaacagcaagaaaatcaccCGGCCAGACAAATACTCTCCTGTTCGATCTGtatggatctactgaaggatccggtgactaatgtctgtggacacagctactgtaagagctgtattaacacccactgggacaatggggaggagagaggaagttacagctgccctcagtgtagacagaccttcacaccgaggcctgttctggtgaaaaacactttgttagctgattcactggaggagctaaagaagactggactccaagctgctcctgctgattaCTGtgatgctggacctgaagatgtggtcTGTGATGTCTGCcctgggagaaaacggaaagctctcaagtcctgtttggtttgtttggcctcttattgtgaaaaacaccttcagcctcatcttcagtcgactccatttaagaagcacaagctggtggagccctcggagaagctccaggagaacatctgctctcgtcactacgaggtgatgaagatgttctgccgcactgatcagcagtgtatctgtaatctctgctctgtggatgaacataaagaccacgacacagtgtcagctgcagcagaatggactgagaggcagagagagctcgggctgaggagacaaacaatccagcagagagtccaggacagagagaaagacgtgaagctgcttcaacaggaggaggacgccgtcaatggctctgctgataaaacagtggaggacagtgaggagatcttcactgagctgatccgtctgctggagaaaagaagctttgatgtggagcagcagatcatatcccagcaggaaactgaagtgagtcgagtcagagagattcaggagagactggagcatgagatcactgagctgaagaagaaagaccatgaactgaagcagctctcagacacagaggaccacaaccagcttctacacaactacccttcactgtcaccactcagtgaatctacacactcatccagtttcaggatccgtcctctgaggaactttgaggacgtgacagcagctgtgtcacaggtcagaggtccactacaggacattctgagtgagacaagGAATacgattttacagattgtgtctcaagtggatgttttactgccacaaccagagccagagaccagagctgacttcttaaaatattcacaggaaatcacactggatctaaacacagcacacacttctgtgttattatctgagggaaacagaaaattaaCAGGAATGGATGAAGAACAGtgtcagtcttattctgatcacccagaaaGATTCACTAattggcctcaggtcctgagtagagagagtgtgactggacgttgttactgggaggtggagataAGGGGGGGAGCAGTATGTGTAGCAGttgcatacaagaatatcagcagaacAGGAGGTGAATGTATATTTGgattaaatgataaatcttggtcattatcttgttatggaaacagttatatattttattacgaCAGGATCAGGATTGTACTGTCAGGTCCTcagtcctccagagtaggagtgtacctggatcacagtgcaggtgttctctCCTTCTACAaagtctctgacaccatgactctcctccacagagtccggACCATATTCACTCGGCCTCTCTATGCTGGTGTTAGGCTTTATtatggatccacagctgagttctgtaaactcaaatag